The Aeoliella mucimassa genome includes the window GCTGCTTCCGCTTGCTCAAGAGTTACCAGCAAGGTCTCGGGAGTGATGTTCGTGGGATCGCTGCCGAACTTCTCGACAATCAGGTTCTTGAGTGCCTGTAGATTCTCTGTATTGTTGTGATCGACGTGGGCCAGCTTGTTTGCGACGTCGATCGCGTACTGGCGATCAAGTTTGTCGAGCGGGCGATCGGGCCGGGCAAAGACCAGCGCGATTTGGCTTTTGACATTCTCATCGGGGAATGCCTTTTTCAACAGTTCAATGCCACGGCGGCTAGTGGAGTTCTCTGGCAGGTAATCGAAGTCGCCATCCAGAGCTACGTCTTTCCAGCTCGGGGCGACCATCTTCAAACCAATGGCCAGAACGATCCAACCGACTAGAAGCACCAGCCAGAAGCGGTTCACCAATTTTCCCAGTGCATCAAACATGGGGCTTTGCGGTTCGAGAGAGATAGGCGGGGGGGAAGTTAGGCCGCTCGCGAGGGGTAGGCCGCCAAGGCGACCTGACTCGCGAGGCGATTGAGACGATTCGATGTATTTTTGGGCTACTTGCGATCGGCCTACCAACAACGGAAAGCCTGAGCATCATTCCGGTGAGATCGTCCCAAGCCCATGATGTTATCCCGTTTGTGACGACAGTCCTAGTGTTCAGACCACTCGCAAAACCCAGATTCACAGGCCGGAAATCTCCCTAATCGCTACTACGTACCTACTCTCCTGCTGTTACAGGCCAACCTGCCTTTTTTCCCAGGTGGCACGGAGTATCGCCTGTAAGTGCGACAGTTGTCCCCGCATCTCTCCCACACTCCCCACTCGCACAACACCCCCCACATGAGGTAATGCAGGGGACAACCGCAACACCCGGCGAAATAATGCTCGGTATTGATGCTCATCCCCTTTCGAACTGCTGGGAGCTTGCCATGCGAACTGTTGCCTTTGCTGTTGCCGCGATGCTAATGCTGCTGAGTCACCAGGCTGCGACCGCGGCCGACTCGGTGAAGGTATTTGTGCTAGTCGGGCAGTCGAACATGCAGGGCCAGGCTTCGCTCGAAACGCTCGGGCACCAGATCATCGAGCCCCGCACCCGCGAGATGTTCGCCCATCTGCACGACGGCCAAGGCAATTACCTGAGCCGCGACGACGTGTATATCCACTTTCTCGACCGCCATGGCAAACTGACTGTCGGCTACGGCGCCCGCAACGATCGCTTCGGCCCCGAGCTCGGGTTCGGCTGGACGGTTGGCAACGCGCTCGACGAGCCAGTGCTGATCGTGAAAGCCGCGTACGGTGGTCGTTCGTTGTACCGCGATTTCCGCCCGCCATCGGCCGGCCTGCCCAGCGACGAACAGCTATCGAAAGAACTCGAGCAGCTTCAGAAACGCGAGCCCGAAGCAACGCTCGACGACGTGAAGCAGAAGTATGGCTTTGCTTATCGCGATATGCTGAGCGAAGTGAAGCACGCCCGCGAAAACTATCAGCAACTCTTTCCGGAGCTGGCCGACAAGAAATTCGAACTCGCAGGCTTCGTGTGGTTCCAAGGCTGGAACGACATGATCAGAGACGAATACTCCGCCGCTTACACCGACAACATGGCGCACTTCATCAAAGACGTGCGGAGCGATCTGCAGGCGCCGGAGTTGCCGTTCATCATCGGCCAGATGGGGGTCGACGGACCATACCAGGGCGACGATCCCACGAGCGACAAGAAGGAACGCTTCAAGGCCAACCAGGCGGCTGCGGCCGAGCTGCCGGAGTTCGCGGGCAACGTCGCGGTGGTGAAAACCGACCAGTACTGGGACGCCGACGCGGCCGAGGCCTTCAAGACCTGGAAGGACGACGTCGAAGCGTGGAAGCACTTTGGCAACGATCGCCCGTACCATTACCTCGGCAGCCCCAAAATCATCTACGAGGTTGGCCAGGCGTTTGGCGAAGAGATGCTCGAACTCACCAGCAAGTAGCATCCATCTGGCGTGCTAGCAGGCGATTCCAACCATCGACTCGGCGGCTGCGCAAACCGGTAAAATCGACACAATCGCTCATATCGAACTCGCGATAGCGTCGATGCTCAGATACGGGAGTGTGCATCTCTACGGGAATCGAGGAATCGGTCATCATGCCAGGCAAGCCAGTACTACGTATTGCGCTAGCGGTCTGGCTACTTGCTGGCATCGCCCAGGGGCAAACGCCGACGCCGGCCAGCGACGCCGACGACCTGGCGGCGATCGTCGAGCAGCAAGCGATTCAGATTCGCCAACTGCAAGAGCGACTGGATCGCTGGGAGTCGATCTACGAGCCCGATCTCTCCACCGAGCCTGGCTGCGAAGCTCCACTGACGATTCGGCGACTGCCGGTGCTAACCGAGCAATCGACCGCCCCCAGCTGCCAGGCGATCGACGACAGCGCTTCGCACCGGCTGTTGCACTTTCAAACCGAGTACGACGATGGCCTGGTGATCCGCCCCTACGATCCGGCGAAGCATCCGTTCGAGCTCAAGATCAACGGCTGGATTCAATTCCGCCATCACGGTTTCAGTCGCGATGTCTCGTCGTGGACCAGCATGGCTGGCAACACGCACAGTATTCGCAATCGCAACGCGTTTGATATCGAGCGCGGCCGGCTCGTCTTCTCTGGCTACGCCAAGGACCCACGCCTCACCTACTTCCTGCAGCTCGACGGCGACACCGACGGCGGCCACGCGGTCGACTTCTTCGACTACTGGTGGGCGTGGGACTTCAGCGACGACTTCCAAATCCAATTCGGCAAACGCAAAGTCACCGCCAGTCGGCAATGGCTGCTCGGCGCACGCTCCACGCGACTCACCGAGCGGCCGATGGCGTGCGATTTCTTCCGCCCCGACCGCACGCTCGGCATTTTCGCTAATGGCAAGTTCGGCGAAACGGGTCGCTACGAACTGATGGTCGGCAACGGTTATTCCACGTCCAACCTGCCCGACTCGGCGACCGATAACAACCTGACCTTCGCGGCAACCAGCTACTTCGATATCGGTGGAAAGTACGGAAGCCAGATTGTCGACTTTCAGCCGTCCGACGATCCGGTCGCGCGGCTGGGGCATTCGATGGTTTATTCGCCGATTACCGAAGGCACGAATGGCCTGCCGCTCGGCGAGGCCGACTTCACCCGCCTGACCGATGGCACGCAGCTCACCGCCAACGGAGCACTAGCACCTGGCGTTACCGTTTCGGCCTACAAGATCTATCTCTATAGCGTCGACTTCGCTGCCAAGTATCGCGGTTGGAGCTTCAATTCCGAGGTCTACCTGCGATGGATCGAACAACTCGAGGCCAACGGAGCGCTACCGACTTACAACCTGTATCAACACGGGTACTTCGTGGAAGGGGGACACTTTGTGATCCCCCGTACGCTCGAGTGGAACGTTCGCTACTCGCAAATCAACGGGCGGTTTGGGAACTCCGGCGAAGTGGCCGTCGGCCTGAACTGGTTCCCACGAAAATCGACCGACATGAAACTTTCGATCGACTTCACCAACGTGGTGAGCAGTGCGTTACAAAACACGTCGAGCGACATCCTCGTCGGCGACGACGGTCGACTGATCCGCGCGCAGATTCAAACCGAATTCTAAGGCTCGCACCTGAATGCCGGTGCGATAGCAATTGCTAGAAGTCGGTATAGCCACCATCGCTCGCAGCAGCTGTCGCGAGCTGTTGCTCCTTCTCATCGACATCGTCCGTCCAGCACGCTTGCTTGGCAGGCGACTGATACCCAAAGCGCTCGACTCGCTTACCCGCAGCCTGGGGTGCAGCAGTTGATTTTTGCTTCACTGGCACTTCGGCGGTCTTGGTATGACTCCGCTTCAAATTGAATTGATCGACAAGAGCCATCAAGTGCTTCGCCTGACTTGCCAGCGAATCGGCGGTGCTCGAAAGCTGCTCGGTTTGCGACGCATTGCCTTGCGTCACATGATCCATTTGCGTGACCGCGCGATTCACCTGTTCGATGCCGATGGCCTGCTCGTTCGAAGCCGAGGCAATATCTTCGATCAGGTCCGACACACTTTTCACCGACGTAACGATTTCGGTCAGCGTTTCGCCCGATTGTTCCACCAACTGCGATCCATGCTCCACTTTCGACACGGAGTCTTCAATCAATGTCTTGATCTGCTTGGCCGCTTCGGCACTCCGCTGGGCGAGGTTGCCCACTTCGTTGGCCACCACAGCAAACCCTCGCCCGTGCTCACCAGCGCGGGCGGATTCGACCGCAGCGTTGAGTGCCAGCAGATTGGTTTGGAAGGCAATTTCGTCGATGGCGGTGATGATGTCGCGAATACTCCGCGAGGCTTCGTTGATCTGCTGCATGCCTTCGACGGCTCGCTCGGTGGTCGCTCCCCCATTTTCAGCCACTTTTCGCGATTGCCCTGAGAGCTGATTCGCCTGTTTGGCGTACTCGGCATTGCGTTGCACGGTCGACGTGATTTGCTCGAGACTCGCCGCGGTTTCCTCCAAGCTGCTCGCCTGCTCCTGAGCACCACTCGAGAGTTCGTCGGAAGCATTGGCCAGCGAATGAGAATTGCTCAAGAGCATGCGCGAAATACTGTCGACCTCTAGCAACGCAGCGGTCAGGCTCCGCGAAATAAACCACCCAATACTCACCGCCAGGGTAAAAGCGACCGCGATGAGTGCCAACAAGAAGATCCTCGCAGAATAGCGGGCGTCGGTTGCTTTTTGATGCGAGGCATCCATCTCTTGATTGGTGAGTCCCTGCAGGTCGGTCAGACCTTTCGTCATCTCCTCTCCCTCGTCGAACATGGCTTGCATCGCAAACTGTTCGCTTTTCTCCAACGAGTCCAGTAACTGGATCGAATACGATTGCATTTTGTCCAAGTGAGCCAACAGCACTTTCATTTGCACTAGCGACTCTTTCAGCAGCTCGGGCTGTTCTTCCGCCGTGGCCTCCATCAACCGCTTCCCATCACCATGGATCCTACGGTGCATCGCCGACAGCTCTCCTAGAAGGTCCATAAACGACTCGTCGTCACAATGATAGGAACCGAGCCAAGTACCCAAGGCGCACTGGGTAGGATTGAGCTCGCCTGAGAATGGCTTGCCATGCTTGACGGACGACTCCAGTTGCTCGACCCATCGACGATGCATCACGTCGGCTGCGTATAAGAACGAGGTAATATCGTATCGAAATCCATCTCGCTCAAAGACGTATTGCACCTTCTCTTGGTGCAGCTTTACCAGATCACTTGCTTTGCTCGTAAAATCGGCCTGATGCTGTTTGATCAGCTCAATCGCTTGCTGCATCTCTTCGGTGCCAGGCTGGAGCACCAGTTGGATACCATCCTTCACGTACATGTCACCCGACGTACTATTCTTGAATCGATCCGACTCCGTACCGAACTCGATCATCGCCAGCCACATATCGATGTCTTCGAGTCCCTCCTGAATCTCCGCTTCGATCGCATTGAGTTCCGACTCGGATCGCAAGTAGTGCTGGCACGCTTCAATGGTCTCCATCGCTGCCATCGACGCCCGCATGGCGACCTCCTTGGAAGGCTCGTGCTCTTCCACCACGGCGTTGCCGCTTCGGGCCACCTGCTCGATAAGGTAGATGCCGGTACCGCCGGCCAAGGTCACGAGCAATGCCAGCATCAGAAAACTGCCCATCAGTTTTTGAAACAACGACAAGTTCTTCAGGGCCATGACTGTATTCCTCGATGCGGTGCTGGACGTCGATGGCGGATGGAAAGGGTGCTTCGTGCGACGAGCCCCCGCTCCCCTATCACTGCCGATACGTGGTCCCCAAAACAGATTCGAAACGAAGCGTCACGCCTGCCAAGATCAGGCATCCGATCATCGGGCTCTTGCGAAGCTCAAAAAAACATAGATCGCCCCCATCCAACTACCGGCCGAGCGGACAGAAAAGCCTTGAAAATCAGCTTTTCGCAAAGCCGGTTATCCACAACCGTGGTTGAAACCAAGCAGTTTTCGACTGATCGAAGCAAACCCCATCGACTTCTTGTCCCCTATTCGGTCGACGGGATGGCATCCACCCCAGAACCAAGCCCCCCATACGGGGCGCGGCCAAAAGTTTTGATTGCATTCGCGCGCCGATTTGTTCTAATGGAGCGTGCAAATATACACATGACCACTACACCAGCAAACAAGAGGAGCCCTACATGCCTGCGAACAGACGCAGCTGCTACCCATGGCCAAACTGCGCAGGCGGTGCCGGCAGGGGTAGTGCTGGGCGTGGTGCCCCCAACAAAAAAAGTGCCCCCAGGGTGGGGGCACTTGAAAGTGACTTACGTCGACGCTCGGTTTTGCAAGTGGTTTTGCTACAAGCACTTAGGGCGAACAGGCTGGCCGTAAGAATTGCCCCCACGAATCGATTTCGCGGTTTTGGGGGCACAATTCGGGTCGATTCCAACGCAGCAAACCGGCGCTTACAGCCCGACGTTCAGGGCTTGCAGGTCGTCGGGCACGAATTTGCCATCTTTGCGAAGCAGTTCGCCGTCGAAGTAGATCTCGCCGCCGCCGTAGTCGGGGCGTTGGATCAGCACCAGATCCCAGTGGATGACGCTGTCGTTGCCGTTGTTGGCAATGTCGTAGCAGTTACCAGGGGTCAGGTGGAACGAGCCGCCGATCTTCTCGTCGAACAGCGTATCGAGCATCGGGTGCTTCACGTGGTTGTTGGTGCCGATGGCCCACTCGCCGCAGTAGCGAGCCCCTTCGTCGGAGTCGAGAATCGCGTTGAGCTTCTCGGTTTCGTTGGCAGTCGCGTTGACGATCTTGCCATCTTTGAACTCGAAGCAAATGTCGCTGAACACGGTGCCTTGGTAACGCGACTGGGTGTTGAACGCAATTTTTCCGTTGATGCTGTCGCGAACCGGCGCAGTGAACACCTCGCCGTCGGGGATGTTCCGGCTGCCGTTGCACGGTACCACGGTAATATCTTTGATCGAGAATTCCAGCTCGGTGCCCGGTCCAACGATTCGCACTTGGTCGGCCTTTTCCATCCGCTCGACCAACGGCTTTTGGGCTTCGGCCATCGCGGCGTAGTCGGCTGTGCAGACCTTGAAGTAAAAATCTTCGAACGCGCGGGTGCTCATCTGAGCCGCTTGGGCGAACGAATCGGTCGGGTACCGCAGCACCACCCACTTGGTACCGGTCACGCGCAGGCTGGAGTGCACGGGGTGCCACCAGTGCTTTTGGTAGAGGTCCATCTTCTCTTGCGGCACGTCGCCCAACTGGCTGCTGTTGGCCGAACCACGAATGCCGATGTACGCCTGCATTTCCGACATCCGGGCGGCTTCGAACTTGGAAGCGAGCTGCATGCTCTCCACGGTCGCTTCGCGATACATCGATCGCAGCACCGACTGATTCTTCCAGGTCACGAGCGGAATCGCCCCTCGCTTGGCGGCCCCCTCTACCAGACTGCAGACAAGATTGGGCTCGGGCAGATCGATGGCTTCGATCAGCACGTTTTCGCCCTCCTGAAGCTGGCAACTGTGATCGAGCAGAACTTCGGCCAATTGATCGATGCGGGGGTCGTGCATATCGGATATTCCCAGTGTGGTTTAGGTAACAGTCTCTACCAGATGATGGTCATCCGAAGGGCGATCTGTCCATATCCCCCAGGGATTTCCGAGGCTTTCGGGGTAGATGCGGCCGTAGCTGGCGGTTTGTCGCCCCCCAGGTTGAGACCTATGATTAAACAGAGGATTCCCTTTTCGTCGTGGGGTCTGGCCAGCTTGGAGACCGACCGCCCCACCCTACAAAACGAGGCGCGTCATGTCCACCAGCATGCCGGTTCCCCCTTCCTCGGGTCAGTCGCCGCAAGAAAAGTCGTTTGCCGAAGTGGCCCTCGAGCTCGGTGGCAAAAGCGCCGAGGAGGCTCGCCGTACCGGAGCGATCGATACGGCCGACGATCAGGTCGAAGCCCTCTTCGCCCCGCAGTACCAAACCGTCAACAGCCCTGCTCATCGCGCGGTGTGGGATCGACAGGTCCCCGTCGGCGAGTTCCAGAGCGCCCGGCTCGAAGTCGCGCCCGACATCCAGCGGGTGATGGACGACTCGATCGCGGTGGTGCGACGCCACAAGCGGGCGGGCACGCTGCTCAACGACGAAGGCAAAATCGAAACGCACGTGATGCAGGACCTGGCCGAGGCGGGGTACTGGGGGCTATTGGTCGACAAGCAATACGGCGGCAGCGGCACCCCCTTCACTTCGTTTGCCGCGTTCATCACGCGGATGGCGACCGTCGATCCGACGATCGCTGGGCTGGCTTCGGTGCATGGCTGCATTGGTGCGGTCGATCCGGTCAGTTCGTTCGGCAACCACGAGCAGAAGCAGCGGTTCCTGCCCGGCCTGGCCAGCGGCGAGCGACTCAGCGCGTTTGCCTTGACCGAGCCTTGCGCCGGCAGCGACCTGACCGCCCTACGAACCACCGCGGTGCTGCAGGGAGACCATTACCTGCTGAACGGCGAGAAGCTGTTTATCACCAATATCGAACTCGGGCGGACCGTCGGCCTGGTCTGCCTGATCGATCACGTGCCGAGCGTGCTGGTGGTCGAACTGCCGAAGGAGGAGAGCGAGCAGTTTCAGCTCAAGCGATACGGCTTGTGGGCCCTCAAGCAAACCTACAACCGTGGCATGGTATTCAACAACTTCCCGGTGCCAGCCGAGAATCTGTTGCAGCCAGTCCGCGGCGACGGGCTCACCATCGCCTATCACGGGCTGAATCTGGGACGCATCTCGCTGTGCGCCAACGCGGCGGGCACCATGCGGACGATGCTGGCCAACATGATTCCGTGGGCGAAGTTCCGGGTGACCTACAACGAGCCGATTGCCCATCGCGAACTGGTGCAACGCCGGATCGGAGAACTCGCGGGGCTGATTGTCGCCAGCGATGCGCTCGTCGCCTGGTGCGCCGACCTGATCGATCGCGGCTACCGCGGCGAGATGGAATGCGTGGTGGCCAAGATCTTTGGCAGCGAAGCACAGAAACATGCTGCGATCGAACTGTTCATGAAAACCCACGGCGGGCGGTCGTTCCTGCATGGCCATCTGTTCGGCGACAACGTGCACGAGTTCCTCGCCCCCTGCATTTACGAGGGCGAAGGCGAAATGCTCGCCATGGCGTTCTTCAAGTCGCTGGTGAAGCATCATGGCAAAACCTACTTCGAACCGGTCGGCAAAGCCTTGGCCGCGGCCGGCATCAAGAAGCCGAATCCGCTGAATCCGGCCCACGTGCTGAAGCTGGCTCCGGTGGCCTGGCCGTACGTAAAGTGGGTGCTCGGCCGACGATTACGCTTCGCCCACAAACCGGCGTTGCCGAACATGCCTGCCGCGCTGGTTGCGCATGCCGAGTTTGCTTGCGACGGTCTGCAGCAGATGGCCCTGGAGATCTCGGGCACGATGAGCAAGTTCCAGCTCGGCCTGGCCGATCGCCAATGCCGAATGGCCGAACTTTCGAGCCGCTGCCAGACGATGCTCACGCTACTGGCAACCAGTCTGTACG containing:
- a CDS encoding sialate O-acetylesterase → MRTVAFAVAAMLMLLSHQAATAADSVKVFVLVGQSNMQGQASLETLGHQIIEPRTREMFAHLHDGQGNYLSRDDVYIHFLDRHGKLTVGYGARNDRFGPELGFGWTVGNALDEPVLIVKAAYGGRSLYRDFRPPSAGLPSDEQLSKELEQLQKREPEATLDDVKQKYGFAYRDMLSEVKHARENYQQLFPELADKKFELAGFVWFQGWNDMIRDEYSAAYTDNMAHFIKDVRSDLQAPELPFIIGQMGVDGPYQGDDPTSDKKERFKANQAAAAELPEFAGNVAVVKTDQYWDADAAEAFKTWKDDVEAWKHFGNDRPYHYLGSPKIIYEVGQAFGEEMLELTSK
- a CDS encoding porin; this encodes MPGKPVLRIALAVWLLAGIAQGQTPTPASDADDLAAIVEQQAIQIRQLQERLDRWESIYEPDLSTEPGCEAPLTIRRLPVLTEQSTAPSCQAIDDSASHRLLHFQTEYDDGLVIRPYDPAKHPFELKINGWIQFRHHGFSRDVSSWTSMAGNTHSIRNRNAFDIERGRLVFSGYAKDPRLTYFLQLDGDTDGGHAVDFFDYWWAWDFSDDFQIQFGKRKVTASRQWLLGARSTRLTERPMACDFFRPDRTLGIFANGKFGETGRYELMVGNGYSTSNLPDSATDNNLTFAATSYFDIGGKYGSQIVDFQPSDDPVARLGHSMVYSPITEGTNGLPLGEADFTRLTDGTQLTANGALAPGVTVSAYKIYLYSVDFAAKYRGWSFNSEVYLRWIEQLEANGALPTYNLYQHGYFVEGGHFVIPRTLEWNVRYSQINGRFGNSGEVAVGLNWFPRKSTDMKLSIDFTNVVSSALQNTSSDILVGDDGRLIRAQIQTEF
- a CDS encoding methyl-accepting chemotaxis protein — protein: MALKNLSLFQKLMGSFLMLALLVTLAGGTGIYLIEQVARSGNAVVEEHEPSKEVAMRASMAAMETIEACQHYLRSESELNAIEAEIQEGLEDIDMWLAMIEFGTESDRFKNSTSGDMYVKDGIQLVLQPGTEEMQQAIELIKQHQADFTSKASDLVKLHQEKVQYVFERDGFRYDITSFLYAADVMHRRWVEQLESSVKHGKPFSGELNPTQCALGTWLGSYHCDDESFMDLLGELSAMHRRIHGDGKRLMEATAEEQPELLKESLVQMKVLLAHLDKMQSYSIQLLDSLEKSEQFAMQAMFDEGEEMTKGLTDLQGLTNQEMDASHQKATDARYSARIFLLALIAVAFTLAVSIGWFISRSLTAALLEVDSISRMLLSNSHSLANASDELSSGAQEQASSLEETAASLEQITSTVQRNAEYAKQANQLSGQSRKVAENGGATTERAVEGMQQINEASRSIRDIITAIDEIAFQTNLLALNAAVESARAGEHGRGFAVVANEVGNLAQRSAEAAKQIKTLIEDSVSKVEHGSQLVEQSGETLTEIVTSVKSVSDLIEDIASASNEQAIGIEQVNRAVTQMDHVTQGNASQTEQLSSTADSLASQAKHLMALVDQFNLKRSHTKTAEVPVKQKSTAAPQAAGKRVERFGYQSPAKQACWTDDVDEKEQQLATAAASDGGYTDF
- a CDS encoding aminopeptidase, with the translated sequence MHDPRIDQLAEVLLDHSCQLQEGENVLIEAIDLPEPNLVCSLVEGAAKRGAIPLVTWKNQSVLRSMYREATVESMQLASKFEAARMSEMQAYIGIRGSANSSQLGDVPQEKMDLYQKHWWHPVHSSLRVTGTKWVVLRYPTDSFAQAAQMSTRAFEDFYFKVCTADYAAMAEAQKPLVERMEKADQVRIVGPGTELEFSIKDITVVPCNGSRNIPDGEVFTAPVRDSINGKIAFNTQSRYQGTVFSDICFEFKDGKIVNATANETEKLNAILDSDEGARYCGEWAIGTNNHVKHPMLDTLFDEKIGGSFHLTPGNCYDIANNGNDSVIHWDLVLIQRPDYGGGEIYFDGELLRKDGKFVPDDLQALNVGL
- a CDS encoding acyl-CoA dehydrogenase family protein, whose product is MSTSMPVPPSSGQSPQEKSFAEVALELGGKSAEEARRTGAIDTADDQVEALFAPQYQTVNSPAHRAVWDRQVPVGEFQSARLEVAPDIQRVMDDSIAVVRRHKRAGTLLNDEGKIETHVMQDLAEAGYWGLLVDKQYGGSGTPFTSFAAFITRMATVDPTIAGLASVHGCIGAVDPVSSFGNHEQKQRFLPGLASGERLSAFALTEPCAGSDLTALRTTAVLQGDHYLLNGEKLFITNIELGRTVGLVCLIDHVPSVLVVELPKEESEQFQLKRYGLWALKQTYNRGMVFNNFPVPAENLLQPVRGDGLTIAYHGLNLGRISLCANAAGTMRTMLANMIPWAKFRVTYNEPIAHRELVQRRIGELAGLIVASDALVAWCADLIDRGYRGEMECVVAKIFGSEAQKHAAIELFMKTHGGRSFLHGHLFGDNVHEFLAPCIYEGEGEMLAMAFFKSLVKHHGKTYFEPVGKALAAAGIKKPNPLNPAHVLKLAPVAWPYVKWVLGRRLRFAHKPALPNMPAALVAHAEFACDGLQQMALEISGTMSKFQLGLADRQCRMAELSSRCQTMLTLLATSLYAARQENALLTAAADTFCQHEIAKLTGRRATNKYYRQVTELGQAIVEQGFPGLEEIDIDDIKMPYQQQPTTT